The genomic stretch aagggagtattcacaacacattctccttttaaatcattcttcctcaaccgttcacattatatgaaacttatcaaataaacaaggagcttgtgtcacattattcgaattaaaagcaatcaagactcacggtcatgctagactccggtgcatagataaccgtcaccatgcctatacaccgtactccacattagcaagtagcaaatatcatcctaatcctattccctcaagccaaagttagaacaaacacttacctcgaatgctccaaactcaactcacgcttctagtatagctttacctcttgattccaccaccaatccgctcgaatctagtcataagttacttaatcacattaataattactaaatgaatcatccccaatgcatgaaaatagatttttcaaggtttttcccaaaaaggtcaaaaatacccccggacccacgtggtcgaaactcgaggttcggaccaaaacccggttacccattcccccatgaatccaaatatatgatttgtttttaaatcggaccccaaattgaggtccaacttctcaatttgtagaaaacctaggttctacccaaaacacccaattttccccatgaaaatctttgatttgaagttgaaattatgttaaaagatgttaaggaataaagaaattaagttagaaatcacttaccaatcgttttggataaaaaaaattgtttagaaaatcgcctcttaggttttgggtttttgaaaagtgaaaaatgactgagattttccgaacttgtatacctttctgaggacctggcgcggaccgcacaaaaatgtgttgcggccacgccgagtgggagaaaaattggggcttctctgaacccttccagcactgaccgcactgttttggtgcgcggccgcgctggttgacctgaaaccctagccctcagactcagccacgcggaccgcacataaAGGCATCGCGACCGCgtggctccagcgcggaccgcgcggaaatgaccgcggccgcgctggtgtctgcaacacctgaacctacattttcttaagtccaagacctcccaggccccattcaaaactcacccgagccctcggggctccaaaccaaacatgcacacaaccttaaaaacatcttacggacttacttgtgcgatcaaatcgccaaaataacatcatatacataggatcaagcctcaaacacatgattttctttcttcaactttcataactcaaattctccatttttagtccgaaacacgtcatatgatgtccgtttttagccaaactttacagatagtgcttaacacatatttaagacttgtaccgggcgtcggaaccaaaatacgagcccgatacctatattttctaacccctttttcatttcaaattttcatatcaaatttcagaaaaacaatttctttcaaaaattcatttctcgggcttgggacctcagaatttgattccaggcacacgcccaagtcccatatctttctacggaccctccgggaccgtcgaatcacaggtccgggtccgtttacccaaaatattgaccgaagtcaacattatgcatattaataccaaaattcatcaaatgtttcacataattcacatattctaacataaaaactttccggctacgcgcccgaactgcgcacgccaatcgaggcaactaaaagcgaggttttcaaggccttgaaagtgtggaacaaggaagaactacggtgatgacccttcgggtcgtcacagaaATAAAAgcacaaagaaaagagaaagtcAGACAAGGTTCAAGATAAATTCAACTTGAATTTTACAAACGAGAAAAGCTTTCAAAAAGGTCTACCAGCCATGACACCTTTGTCTAGTTTACGGTTGCGGGGGGCAGGATCAGATAATTAATCTAGTTTAAAAAAATCTCAACATAGGTGTATATAAATTTTATCATCTTACCGGGTGCCATGCCACCCCTTCTTAAAGGGGTGGATCCGCCCCTGGAGGCATACATGACAACGTTTGAGTTAATTATTAAGCACTTTTCTCCACAGAGATTAGTCGGGCCCCAATGTGGGTATCGGATACCGGgtgagaaattaaaaaaaataaagcacTTTTCTCCACTGAATTAGTTGGACTGCTCATGAAAACCACAATCGAAAAGATTAATGAGAATATAGTTTACACATTATTAATGCAATAGGCGTAGGCGTAAGGCAATGCATTTTACATATGTCAGCGACTTGTAAATTATTCTATTATGCGCTACTTACATGCACAAGTAACTTGAGCTAAAAAAATAAAGTTTTCTATATGGAGAAACAAAAAGGATGACTAACCTACAATTTGAACTTTGAATTTGCTACTATGGAGGAGAATGAAGTTTTTTTTGTATTTGCAATTTTTATTAATGTTTGTTGCTTATAGGAGATAGTAGCAGACTAGCAGATAAGATAAAGAATAGAGAAAGACCATAAATTAAGGCTTCTAACAATAAAAAAGGTCTTGACTTTTAAATTTGATGTTTCAGTTCCTTTTTAAAAATTTTGAGTAATTACAAGCTGATTTTTTTAGAATTTGGGTATTATATTAAGGATTTATTCAgcaaattttatttaatttaaaaaagtCTTTTGGGCTTATGTCTCACAGCAAAAACGCGCCTCAATGCCCAGCGTACACCCCGAATTGATGGGCGTACGCCTCTTGAGACTTTCGCCCCCACTATTGCCTCAGAGCATTTTTGGTACACCTTGTCTTAGGGCTCACCCCGGAGCTCACCCCGAAAAAGCCTTTTAAAACACCGATCATATTAAATATGCTAGTGTTAAAACTTGCATAATGTTGTATGTCAGTGTAATCAAATAACCCACAAGGATCGCTGAGTTGGTTGAGCAGAAGATCCCTCAAATGGGAGATTGCTAGTTCGGAATTCTCTGCATGCTTTCTTGGATAGAACTCATCGCATAGTACTTGACCAATGTGATTTATATCTTCTATGCGAGCTATTGCATTAAAGCAGGGTCTACACAAAGCAAGTGGTTGTGGGTTCCCTAGTGTATAATAAAATTATAACCAAAATTTATACCGTGTTAGTGCACATGGCTTAAATTCGACGTGAGAATGTGTGTCTACATTTTTTTGGTCCCCCACTCTTATTATTGGTAGTGTATATTTTTATCTTATACGGTGAACATCATCCTAGTGTTATGGATATTTCTAGCCTTCTAGGACGTTTTGTAGTTTGACCCTTCAAACTCTAAATAGAAATTTTATGTTGCTTAATAATGTTTTTAATATAATCGAAATAATGTGTTATTTGACCGATAAAATAGTCTTCGTACGATTTATAGGTTACGAATTCGAGCTGTAAAAATAATCACTAATTTTTATTGAATAAATTGTCTATATTATATTTTTCTGACATTTTTGAATCTTGACTGAACACGAAATATTTTATTCATCTAACTGCCCAATATATTATTTGAGGAATAAATTCACAAAGGAAAGAATATAATAGGAAGAAAGCAAATGTGGAAAAGATAGTATGCTTTGACGTGACCAAACGCAGAGAACTTTGAAAATGGACAATAACATAAGACGAAAAACAAGTCGTTAGAAAATTCCGTTGCCTCCCTCCATTAAAAATCACCGCCCCACTTCCGCCGTGCGCAACCATAGCACCTCCGCGACAAAACCATGATTTGACCCGAATTGCATCTCTTAAATTCCAACAGATTGTTAAAGGCAATTAATTGCATGGGCGCATCATTGTCCAACACAACGGAGAACGGTTCGGCCACCGGCGGCGGAACAGGGCTTGGCGATGTGCCGGAGAGTTGCGTTGCCTGCGTCTTCATGTACCTGACGCCGCCGGAAATCTGCAATCTAGCTCGGCTGAACCGTGCATTCCGCGGCGCCGCTTCTTCTGACGCCGTGTGGGAATCGAAGCTTCCTTGTAACTACCGCCAGATGCTCCACCTTTTGCCTCCTTGGAGACACGTCGGTCTTCCCAAGAAGGGCATTTTTGCCCTTCTCTCTCGCCCTGTCCCCTTTGACGATGACAATAAGGTACTCCAATTTCTTCATGATCCCCAGTATACTCCtttcattttggttttctgtAGTTTATAAATTTATTGTTACTCCTCATGTATCTATTGTGGATACTATTTAATTTTTAGTCTCTTCCAAAAAGAATGTCCCCTTCCTTTATTTAGAAACAATTAGCTTTAAACTTCTTATTTATCCGTAATTAGATGATTTATAATCATACAAATAGTGTTTACTTAATCATATAAATATCTATGACTTGTTTTAAAACCTGCTTAGCTTAGCTGATAAACATCAAATGCTGAAAATCACTTTTAGGTGCTCAAGcttattttataaataaacagTTATGTGTTTGTTTGGATAGAACTGTTGAAGCTGATAATAAGCAATTAGTTCAATTGATAGAGAGGTGCTTAAAAACAAAGCTATTTACAAGAAATTTGAATTTAAAAGTAATTTTACATGAAATGGACGAATGACGGAATAGAATAAAGAGATGATTAAGATTTTATTGTTAGGAAAAGTATTTCggaaattataaaaaatattatgtATTAAATCATAAAAGTCTTGGTCAAACCAAAAGTACTTATAAGCTGTAAAACTAAAGTTGGCGATGACCAACTCATGGCTTTTGGATAATTTTGACTTATAAGCATTTGGCACTTTGGGTGTTTACTAAACGCGTAGATAACCCAAAAAGTGCCCAAAAGCTAGTTTCAccataagcttagccaaacaccctctaaaaccacaagtttcaaaagtctttctttcttCTTGTGCAATCAAACACCATCACATAAATTGACACGTAGGGACTATAATATTCTTGCACGCATCTAATTAATCCACTGAGCGTGTGCCTTGTAAGTTTGTGCACAAAAGGTTAGGCAGATGAAATCACTTAGCTTTTTTTTTGGGCTCTACTGTGAGTTTCATTGTGTTTTCGTATGGTTAAGACATCCAATTTTTAGGCACACTTTTGATGTTATACTAAAAGTACTTTGCATAACATGGGGAAAAAAAAACAGGAAGTATGGTTGGATAGAGTAAGTGGAAGGATTTGCATGTCAATCTCTTCAAAGGCGATGTCAATAACTGGTAGTGAAGACAGGAGACATTGGAACTGGTTTCCAACAAAAGAGTCAAGGTTAGTTTAATCTGTTCTTTGTTCAAATCATATCCAACAAAATCATTATTTATATGGGATTCTTGAACTGGTCTCTGTAATGCTACTGATATGTAATCTTTTTCCCCAATGAGCCGGGATACTTAAAACTGGGGTTTCTTTGTGCTTCACGGGATAAAATTTGCTCTCATTAATACATGTGAAAATGAGGTTTTAGGAAGTCAAGTCAGAGAGTTTGTGATTTCGTTTGCAGTTAAGCCCTTTCTTCTCATTAACCCCCATCACAAGCATGATCAGATGTTTGAGTGGAACTTTTCTGATTTCATTGCTAATATAGGGTGTGGTGTAGAGTACGAGATTTCCTGACATATAATAGCTTCCAGTTTCTACCCCAGATTAGGGGTTATTAGTGGCTTTATACTATTTCCCCCACACTGCATTCTATCTTGTGCAATAACGAAATTATAGTTCatgttctttttcctgttttgaAAATCATTTTGTGAAAATGATGAAGAATATTATATCCATTTCAATTTTTGGTGCCTTTACCAAATTTGGTCAGATTACATGCTATTTATCATTGCTGGGAAAATGGTTGCCATGCTGATCGTTTACAGATTAACTTTTTGGAAAGCCATGATGTGATTTGGACATGTTAGAACTATCAAGATCTTAGGGGGAGGCCATAAAGTTATGAAAGTGCCTTAATAGATAATTTTAAGTTTTTTATCAAAACATGGATTTTTTCTTTCCATGCTTTTttcgagccgagggtctattggaaacaacttcTCTACCTTCATAAGGTAGGGTTAAGGTCTGCGTAACAACCCTCCCAGTCTGCACTTGTGAGATTACACTGGATTTGCTATTGTAGATCAAAACATAGATTTTTGAGAGTTTGGAAGGTGCCTGGTGTGGCCTCCAACTTTTACTTTTGTGCAAACTGCTGCTACACCTTTTTCATGCCAATTATAGCTTTCAGATGTTTATCGTGGAGCTTGCCCTTTTGTTTGCCTTTTTGTGAGGAAGGTGATGAAATAATCAATGATCTATTGCACACCTCTAATTGATGGCTTAATAGATACCCAAAGGgtaataagaaaagcaaaatagcTAAGATAATAAACCAGAGAGGGCTGATGAAGCATTGATAAAAAGCAATTCCCCTCCTCTTACACCTCATTGGTGTCCTACCTGATTCTTGATACGCTTACCTAAAAGTTTCAGTTGAATCTCTTGATCAATAGTCTTGATTCTGATGGGATGAGGATGATGGTGGTGAATTGTCGTACCATCCTTATTTTGATAAATGATGATGACAACTAGTGATGATTCTTATTCCCAATAGAAGAGGTGTGAGAGGTTTCTcccaaagaaaaaagagagagacaTTCAAAGAGGAGGAAGAGTTGTTGCCTTCTGTTGAAGTAGCAACTGTTTAGTTGCATCGGTTCAGGAGTTAAAGGCATAGCATGCCAAAATGTAGATTTTCACAGGCTTCAGGGACTTCCTGTAAGTTAGTCTTGAGGAAGTACAGCTCAACAAGGTTCAGCTGAGCTTTATCAATACTATTGTTTTACCCCACAGATTTGGCCGGTTTACGAGTTACCATATATGATGGGAATTTGTTAGATGCTTGACTTCTCTTATCCGGTGTACTATTGATCCGCTGATTAAGCATTTGGGGATATTTGCTCTAAGTGTCGTACTTCATTTTCTTAGAATTAACTGCTTGAAGGGTGTCTCTAGAAGTAGGGTTCGAACATTGTTTTGTGGGATTACTAAATGCACATGTGGTGATAAACGCCTATCAAAAAAAGAATGCAAATGTGGTCATAGATTCAGTGGTCATGCTACTTTACTGATGCAACTTCTTGGGAATGTCTCTTTCTTGTCCCTTTCGAAATTGTCAAAGTATTAGAGGATCTGAAAGGCACTTTTATTTTATGTCTGAAGGGAAGACCAGAAGAGAACAAAGTAGTGCCTTAACGTAGTCCTTTCAAAAAAAATTCTTCCCTTCCTATCTGAAGGAGGAGTTCATTTACATGGATTATGTTCATCACTTGATAAGATGGTGCGCTTAGTTTGGATTGCATAGAATGGCCTAGGTAGTATGTAGTGCCTTTTCTGGATAACACAAGTTCAAATTTCCAGCCATgaaagaggaagatgatatataGAGGCCTTTATGAACCAAATTGTGATTAGTATGTTGTGACTGCTTTTGTTTGTTCAGAAGAATAATTTTTCTTCTCGGCATTTGCTAATTTTGATTGATATGAGCTGATTAGATTTGGGAATTGTAAAAGCTTATTTTTGAAGAGTATAAAACCTGAACTActagtgtcaattttttattaTGAAGCCATTGAGCCAAATGGATAAAACCTTACTTACTCCCACGAAGTGGATAAAACCTTACTTACTCCCACCAAGTGGAGAATACCTTACTTACTCCCACCAAGTGGAGAAAACCTTACTTACTCCCTTGGTACTTAATTTCAGACAAATCAAGCTTCACTTGTCCTATATCTAAAAAGGAATCGAGCGCAGAATGTTGAGAATCATGTTTATCCTCATTCACCAAAAGCATATAAGTGTATCCTTTGAGACAAATAAGTGTATTTTTGTTAAACTCGATAATGCACGAGAAGTATTAAAAGGTGACATAGGATATTGTTTGGACATAGCTACCATTGCATGCTAATACAGTAGCTCTTAATGGTGATCATTTTATGGATAGTTTGaacctttttctttttataatCTTGACTTGCAAATATGAGCCTGTCTCATGAACTCCAGAAAATCTTtgttttttcgttttttaaaatttAGGGGGGAGGTGGCCGGGGCGCGTAGAATCTTCTTTTCCACTAGTTCCCAGCTGTTTTCTTCTCTTCTTAACCAATCAAAATACATGAAAGTACTGGGGTTTGGTTTATCTTCTTCCATTATGTTTGTTTTCTTACATCCTGATTGTTAAGACAACTTTTTTTTTCTCTGACCACTTAGTAACAACACATTTAGCCGTTGAAAGACATTATGAGAAACTTCCACATTCTAATATTCAGTTGATAGTATTTGCAGGTTCCATGTTGTGGCGTATTGCCAGCAAGTATGGTGGTTTGAAGTAAGTGGAATAGTGAAGTTTCCTTTTCCTCCGGATATATACACACTAACTTTCAGGATCCACCTTGGGAAATATTTTAAGAGATTAGGCCGACGTGTTCCCAATTTTGAGCACACTCATGGATGGGATTTGGGGCCAGTACGCTATGAACTGTCCACTTCTGATGGGCAGCATGCAGTTAGTGAGTGCTTCCTCCATGAAGTCGAGCAAGATGATGCAAAAAAGCGTGGGTGCTGGATTGAGTACAAGGTGGGTGAATTTATTGTCAATAGGTCAGATCCTGTAACTGAAGTTAGATTTTCAATGAAACAGATTGATTGCACACACTCGAAAGGTGGGCTCTGTGTAGATTCTGTATCAATTACCCCAGCGATGTAGGAGGAAAGGGGTTAAATAGTTTCTGTAATTGATATATTTTCAACGGTCCTAGAATTAGGTTCCATCACACAGCTTATATTTTCAGAGTGTTTGTGCCCTAGGTGTTACTGTCTTGTATGTAAATGTTAACGCTTTGTACTTTATCCAGTTTTGCTGCATAATTTAGCTGCTATGGAAGATTAGGTAAATATACTCTGTTTATCTGTTATGAGAAAAAAGGTTtagttatttttgttttattatttcatGTACAGACAAATGGTACAATTTTCATGTCTCTAAGGCACTTGTATGCATGGTTTTCCATTCCAGTGCTTGGAGCCCACAAATTTGGTAGAATCCCTCTTTGCTAACATAGCAGATAtgccttcttttccccttttaacTGGCGAAGATGTTCTGCTATTCCCAGGTCAATTGCAGTAGATAATGGGCAATGCGGAGAGAGTACACTAGAGGGTTTTGCACATAGAGGGGAAGGCATGACATGTACGAAGTTAGATATTGGGGTTTATCGACGAAAAGAACGTACATTAGTAATCACCCGCACAAGAATACAAGATAACTCTATCCAGCATGAGCTTACACAAATTAAATCACCTTTCCATAATTTCAAGCATGCATGATTTTCTACGATTTTCACCTCACTTCATTGCCGGCAAAGCTGCCCCTTTGGGGCAACATAAATGAATACATTAAAGGAGATGaaataaggagatgcacatcatGTACACCTCAAGTACCAAATACACGTCATGCCACCAGATTTGACAGCTTTTATTTGGAAACACAATTTACTTAACTTTCAACACCGGATCACTTTCTCCTCGCAACCAATAAAACACAACATGGAGATATATTGATAAGAGTGAGAAAAACTGCATTTAATTGTAGTCTATCAACGAATAATAGAAAAATTTAAATGCAAAACCATTTGTTTCGAGAAATTGCTGCCTGCGGTTGACTATACTACTGGTAAATGATGCCGCTTACAGTGCCTTCAAAAAAATCTCTCAAACACTGACTTACAAGGAAACAACAGAATATAGCTTAACGTTTTCCACCGCCACCACCGAGCTTAGGACCTTTCCCTCCAGCTCCCTTGGGCATGTTGCCCTTCCCTCCAGCTTTCTGTGACTTGGCCTGCACCTCTGCCTTCTTGGCCTTCTTC from Nicotiana sylvestris chromosome 12, ASM39365v2, whole genome shotgun sequence encodes the following:
- the LOC104212616 gene encoding F-box protein PP2-A15-like isoform X1, producing MGASLSNTTENGSATGGGTGLGDVPESCVACVFMYLTPPEICNLARLNRAFRGAASSDAVWESKLPCNYRQMLHLLPPWRHVGLPKKGIFALLSRPVPFDDDNKEVWLDRVSGRICMSISSKAMSITGSEDRRHWNWFPTKESSICRFHVVAYCQQVWWFEVSGIVKFPFPPDIYTLTFRIHLGKYFKRLGRRVPNFEHTHGWDLGPVRYELSTSDGQHAVSECFLHEVEQDDAKKRGCWIEYKVGEFIVNRSDPVTEVRFSMKQIDCTHSKGGLCVDSVSITPAM
- the LOC104212616 gene encoding F-box protein PP2-A15-like isoform X2 — protein: MGASLSNTTENGSATGGGTGLGDVPESCVACVFMYLTPPEICNLARLNRAFRGAASSDAVWESKLPCNYRQMLHLLPPWRHVGLPKKGIFALLSRPVPFDDDNKEVWLDRVSGRICMSISSKAMSITGSEDRRHWNWFPTKESRFHVVAYCQQVWWFEVSGIVKFPFPPDIYTLTFRIHLGKYFKRLGRRVPNFEHTHGWDLGPVRYELSTSDGQHAVSECFLHEVEQDDAKKRGCWIEYKVGEFIVNRSDPVTEVRFSMKQIDCTHSKGGLCVDSVSITPAM